A genomic region of Barnesiella viscericola DSM 18177 contains the following coding sequences:
- the pyrI gene encoding aspartate carbamoyltransferase regulatory subunit, translating to MNVEKKELKVAALENGTVIDHIPSNQLFKVVSILGLENCPNSITIGNNLVSKKIGRKGIIKVADCFFKEEELNKIALVAPEAQINIIHDYQVTEKYKVSLPDVVHGIIRCNNPKCITNNEPMETIFHVTDKVNIQVKCHYCERSVSKDEIEIC from the coding sequence ATGAACGTCGAAAAGAAAGAATTAAAAGTAGCAGCCCTCGAAAACGGAACGGTGATCGACCACATTCCCTCGAACCAGCTTTTCAAGGTGGTCTCTATCCTGGGTCTCGAAAACTGTCCCAACAGCATAACCATCGGCAACAATCTGGTCAGCAAGAAAATAGGCCGGAAGGGTATCATCAAGGTGGCCGACTGCTTCTTCAAGGAAGAGGAACTGAACAAGATTGCCCTGGTGGCTCCCGAAGCCCAGATCAATATTATTCACGACTACCAGGTGACCGAGAAATACAAGGTATCGCTCCCCGACGTAGTGCATGGTATCATTCGCTGCAACAACCCCAAGTGCATCACCAACAACGAGCCGATGGAGACCATCTTCCACGTGACCGACAAGGTGAACATTCAGGTCAAGTGCCACTACTGCGAGCGCTCGGTATCGAAAGACGAAATAGAAATCTGCTAA